A window from Leptospira meyeri encodes these proteins:
- a CDS encoding MBL fold metallo-hydrolase, translated as MKFLSLPFLLVLLVLSCFADANVRKSHHTKNGFQNPNPNIQPKGLSDLFVWQFQRFQLPISLDPADYPPFPVVGNDGKELNANFSKLSVTWIGHATTLIQIDGVNILTDPIWSERCSPVGFIGPKRYTPPGLKIEELPPIDVVVLSHNHYDHTDLPTLKQLEEKFHPLILTGLGNKKLLLGEGMKNVREMDWWEDTKWKDIEITFTPTQHFSGRGLFDRNESLWGSFLISGKKEKVYFGGDTGYYTHFREVAERLGEIDVAILPIGATEPRWMMEAVHVDPKEAVQAFADLKAKYMVPMHYMTFVLSDEKLDSPVPRTKEELKRSGISEERLVPLKIGESRFF; from the coding sequence GTGAAGTTCCTATCCTTACCTTTCCTCCTTGTTCTTTTAGTTTTATCCTGTTTTGCAGACGCTAACGTTCGCAAATCCCACCACACAAAAAATGGATTCCAAAATCCAAATCCCAACATTCAACCAAAAGGCCTCTCTGATCTTTTTGTTTGGCAATTCCAAAGGTTCCAGTTACCGATTAGTTTGGATCCTGCCGACTACCCACCCTTTCCTGTGGTTGGAAATGATGGAAAGGAGCTAAATGCAAATTTTTCAAAACTTTCGGTGACTTGGATAGGACATGCTACAACTCTTATCCAAATTGACGGAGTGAATATTCTTACAGATCCCATTTGGAGTGAAAGATGTTCTCCCGTTGGTTTTATTGGTCCAAAACGTTATACACCTCCAGGGCTTAAAATCGAAGAATTACCACCCATTGACGTAGTGGTTTTATCGCATAACCACTACGATCATACAGATTTACCTACACTCAAACAATTAGAGGAAAAATTCCATCCTCTCATACTTACCGGTCTTGGTAACAAAAAATTATTGTTAGGTGAAGGAATGAAAAATGTTAGGGAGATGGATTGGTGGGAGGATACAAAATGGAAGGATATTGAAATTACTTTTACACCCACTCAACACTTCAGTGGAAGAGGGCTTTTCGATCGAAACGAATCTCTCTGGGGGAGTTTTCTCATTTCTGGCAAAAAGGAAAAAGTTTACTTTGGAGGAGATACCGGTTATTATACCCATTTCCGAGAAGTGGCGGAACGATTGGGAGAAATTGATGTCGCGATTTTGCCAATCGGTGCCACTGAACCTCGTTGGATGATGGAGGCGGTTCATGTGGATCCAAAAGAAGCGGTCCAAGCTTTTGCGGATCTGAAAGCAAAGTATATGGTCCCAATGCACTACATGACCTTCGTCCTTTCCGATGAAAAACTAGATTCTCCTGTGCCCCGCACCAAAGAAGAGCTCAAACGGTCGGGAATCTCCGAAGAACGATTGGTCCCTTTAAAAATTGGAGAATCTCGGTTTTTTTAG
- a CDS encoding cytochrome c maturation protein CcmE, producing MNRKFLTLLFLIGLSLGGIAYFSSQETSYLLLDASELAANQTKYSDQNLRVRGFVRVGSLVREGKKAKFDLELNDQIIPVLFTGATLLPDAFKEGARARVDGKLDHGVLVATHVEAKCASKYEAGYAEEQ from the coding sequence ATGAATCGTAAGTTTTTAACTCTTTTGTTTCTCATCGGGCTTTCTCTTGGCGGGATTGCATATTTTTCCTCTCAGGAAACATCCTATCTCCTTTTGGATGCTTCGGAACTAGCAGCCAACCAAACCAAATACTCAGACCAAAACCTACGAGTCAGAGGATTTGTGCGGGTGGGGAGTCTTGTCCGCGAGGGGAAAAAAGCCAAATTTGATTTGGAACTAAATGATCAAATTATCCCTGTATTATTTACAGGAGCTACACTTTTACCTGATGCCTTCAAAGAAGGTGCTAGAGCTCGCGTGGACGGAAAGTTAGACCACGGAGTTCTTGTTGCCACTCATGTAGAAGCCAAATGTGCTTCCAAATATGAAGCGGGATACGCCGAGGAACAATGA
- a CDS encoding DMT family protein, with protein sequence MLTIFLLVLSNIFMTFAWYGHLKFAKSNNMFYIILFSWGIAFFEYVLMVPANRIGYTVYKFEGFQLKIIQEVVTIFVFILFATIFLGEKIKWNYIVSFGLILLAGYFAFGFGPKSNGH encoded by the coding sequence ATGTTAACCATCTTTCTACTCGTACTTTCCAATATCTTTATGACCTTTGCTTGGTATGGACATTTAAAATTTGCAAAGTCAAACAATATGTTTTATATTATTTTGTTTTCCTGGGGTATTGCATTTTTCGAATATGTACTGATGGTCCCTGCAAACCGCATTGGATATACAGTTTATAAATTTGAAGGGTTTCAACTCAAGATCATCCAAGAAGTGGTGACCATTTTTGTTTTCATTCTTTTTGCGACCATTTTCCTCGGAGAAAAAATCAAATGGAACTATATCGTTAGTTTTGGATTGATCCTTCTTGCTGGATATTTTGCTTTTGGATTTGGACCTAAATCAAACGGACACTAA
- a CDS encoding SIR2 family NAD-dependent protein deacylase — protein sequence MSLLPPDLIHRIRSATNVLFLTGAGISSESGIPTFRGDGGYWKKFKAEELATPEAFAAHPEVVWDWYDYRRNVCFEAKPNEGHLTIARWQSYSKTVNLITQNVDGLHPRAGSRNLLEIHGNIFRARCTGCGDKFALGEDGIKQKGIKYCPNCESLLRPDIVWFGESYDNRLLTKAWEQSKQTQVVFVIGTSANVSVPANLALTAIRNGALGIEINPESTTLTPSMQVHFGGKSGETLPEIFKEVFPDVSQK from the coding sequence ATGAGCCTTCTTCCTCCCGACCTCATCCATAGAATTCGTTCTGCAACGAATGTTCTGTTTCTGACGGGTGCAGGTATCTCCAGCGAAAGTGGGATTCCGACCTTTCGAGGGGATGGGGGGTATTGGAAAAAATTCAAAGCAGAAGAACTTGCCACCCCGGAAGCCTTTGCCGCCCATCCCGAGGTGGTTTGGGATTGGTACGATTATCGGAGAAATGTTTGTTTTGAAGCCAAACCAAACGAAGGACACCTAACTATTGCAAGATGGCAATCGTATTCAAAAACTGTAAACCTCATCACTCAAAATGTCGATGGGCTCCACCCTAGGGCAGGAAGTCGAAATCTCCTTGAAATTCATGGTAATATTTTTCGTGCAAGGTGTACGGGATGTGGCGACAAATTTGCCTTAGGGGAAGATGGGATCAAACAAAAAGGCATAAAGTATTGTCCGAATTGTGAATCTCTTTTACGACCAGACATCGTTTGGTTTGGAGAAAGTTATGATAACCGCTTACTGACAAAGGCTTGGGAACAAAGCAAACAAACTCAAGTTGTGTTTGTGATCGGAACAAGTGCCAATGTTTCTGTCCCTGCTAATTTAGCCCTTACCGCCATCCGCAATGGTGCCCTTGGGATCGAAATCAATCCAGAATCCACAACCCTCACTCCTTCGATGCAAGTTCATTTTGGAGGTAAATCAGGAGAGACTCTTCCTGAAATATTTAAGGAAGTATTTCCGGATGTTAGTCAAAAGTAA
- a CDS encoding heme lyase CcmF/NrfE family subunit: MNNLGTILLSASLAILVFSALQTIYGIYKQERKAIELGRLALMTNPFVIILTFTVLLTQLVRSDYSNYYVVMHSSEHLPLFYKMTSIWSGSSGSLLFWNLILNVFTFIVLWQTRKSIEDRIPMMNLILAVLSGFFSFLAVFYGDAQPFREFVPEAAAGRGLNPLLQHWAMIIHPPILYIGYVSISIPFAIAMSALVSGQLSEDWMKFIRKWTLFSWFFLGTGILLGSKWAYEELGWGGYWAWDPVENASLMPWLLTSAFVHSVVIQERRGMLKFWNMLLVILAFHFSLLGTWITRSGVLEGPHSFSKSTIGTPFIIYIIGSFLFFTGFVVYRRKQLTPERNLEAITSKEGSFLLNNFLLVLSTAAILLGVFSPLLYGKEFKAPWFNSWGVPAGIFLLLLMGAAPLLAWRKGAGAVFFSTLLKPLIAGLVGGGLYILFYSQNFTKPDSKYGDVLAEVYSVLTVAIGVFTISGIIQEYYRGIRARREEFQNENFFVAGYRMLLKNKRRYGGYLVHFALVLIFIGYAGNAFKINTSVRFFYELQPPTSEEIIYQSIDKAMIGGYQIEASTLKLKPVLISGLGGEPNIQNVIVSQEGTYGIFRGTNKLGDLTTERRFYPQISHLTGDFETHIPTSEPAILSMTKEDFYIQLGAIETSDLKSENPDLPLMFMQYYFTPGSEMDKLKFFLNFPRQIVANLEVWVNPLVKLIWIGSLLYFLSGIFLLLPAGENKKKTVS, encoded by the coding sequence ATGAACAATTTAGGAACCATCCTTCTCTCTGCCTCTCTTGCCATATTAGTTTTTTCCGCCCTACAAACCATCTACGGAATTTATAAACAAGAACGAAAGGCCATCGAACTAGGCCGCCTAGCTCTGATGACAAATCCCTTTGTCATCATCTTAACCTTTACGGTTTTACTCACACAACTCGTAAGATCAGACTATAGCAACTATTATGTGGTCATGCACTCAAGCGAGCACTTACCGTTGTTTTATAAAATGACATCCATTTGGTCTGGATCTTCTGGAAGTTTGTTATTTTGGAATTTAATTCTAAACGTTTTTACTTTCATTGTTTTATGGCAAACACGTAAGTCCATTGAAGATAGAATACCGATGATGAATCTCATCCTTGCGGTTCTTTCTGGATTTTTTTCTTTCCTCGCTGTTTTTTATGGAGATGCGCAACCATTCCGTGAATTTGTTCCAGAAGCAGCTGCGGGCCGCGGACTCAATCCCCTCCTACAACATTGGGCGATGATCATCCATCCGCCGATTCTATATATTGGTTATGTGAGTATTTCCATTCCTTTTGCCATTGCGATGTCTGCTCTTGTGTCGGGACAACTTTCGGAAGATTGGATGAAGTTCATTCGTAAATGGACTTTGTTCTCCTGGTTTTTTCTTGGAACGGGAATCTTACTTGGATCCAAGTGGGCCTATGAAGAGTTAGGTTGGGGTGGGTATTGGGCTTGGGATCCAGTCGAAAATGCATCTCTTATGCCTTGGTTACTCACAAGTGCGTTTGTCCATTCCGTTGTGATCCAAGAAAGAAGGGGAATGTTAAAGTTCTGGAATATGTTACTTGTGATCCTTGCCTTTCATTTTAGTTTGCTTGGAACTTGGATCACTCGTTCGGGAGTACTCGAAGGCCCTCATAGTTTTTCCAAGTCAACCATTGGAACTCCTTTTATCATTTATATCATAGGTAGTTTTTTATTTTTTACAGGTTTTGTTGTGTATCGAAGAAAACAACTCACTCCTGAAAGAAACTTAGAGGCCATTACTTCCAAGGAAGGAAGTTTTCTTTTAAATAACTTTTTGCTCGTCCTTTCTACCGCAGCTATTTTGTTAGGTGTTTTTTCGCCTCTTTTGTATGGAAAAGAATTTAAAGCTCCTTGGTTTAATTCTTGGGGAGTTCCCGCTGGGATTTTTCTTTTGCTTTTGATGGGGGCTGCCCCACTTCTCGCATGGAGAAAAGGAGCAGGAGCTGTATTCTTTTCCACTCTTCTCAAACCCTTAATTGCTGGACTTGTCGGTGGGGGACTTTACATTCTTTTTTATTCTCAAAACTTTACCAAACCAGATAGTAAGTATGGCGATGTTTTGGCAGAAGTATATTCTGTGCTGACAGTGGCAATCGGCGTATTTACTATTTCAGGAATCATCCAAGAATATTACAGAGGAATTCGAGCACGTAGAGAAGAATTTCAAAACGAAAACTTTTTTGTCGCTGGATACCGAATGTTACTCAAAAACAAACGTCGGTATGGTGGATACTTAGTACACTTTGCGCTCGTTTTAATTTTTATTGGATACGCAGGTAATGCTTTTAAAATTAATACTTCAGTTCGTTTCTTTTATGAACTGCAACCACCGACATCGGAAGAAATTATTTACCAATCCATTGACAAAGCAATGATAGGTGGATACCAAATCGAAGCCTCCACACTTAAATTGAAACCTGTGTTAATTTCTGGACTCGGCGGGGAACCAAACATCCAAAACGTGATTGTCTCTCAAGAAGGAACTTATGGAATCTTTCGAGGTACAAATAAACTAGGTGACCTAACAACAGAACGTAGGTTTTATCCTCAAATTTCCCACCTAACAGGGGATTTCGAAACCCATATTCCTACTAGTGAACCTGCGATCCTTTCCATGACCAAAGAAGATTTTTATATCCAACTTGGGGCAATTGAAACCTCGGATTTAAAATCAGAAAACCCAGATCTACCATTGATGTTTATGCAATATTATTTCACTCCTGGTTCAGAGATGGATAAACTAAAGTTTTTCCTCAACTTCCCAAGACAAATTGTGGCAAACCTGGAAGTTTGGGTAAACCCGCTGGTCAAACTAATTTGGATAGGATCTCTTCTCTATTTTCTATCGGGAATCTTCTTATTATTACCTGCAGGCGAAAACAAAAAGAAGACGGTAAGTTAG
- a CDS encoding YdcF family protein, whose translation MDSIFFTLSKLATVLLYPLPFFFLLALVVLLKTKSGHRKFRLFQIILFLYLTSNVYVSNFLLQTLEKDYPPVKISDLPKSDVAIVLGGMIQTISAHPGRPELTDSADRLTDAVRIYKAGKVKKILFTGGSGLLFADTYREADLAKEIFIDLGVPEKDLIWENQSRNTYENAVETKKLLQEKKLEKTILITSAFHMKRAAGCFEKQKIPFVPYPTDYRSTNLNAGAFELYVPSASFLDQTSLAVKEWVGYFVYRYKSFL comes from the coding sequence ATGGATTCTATCTTTTTTACTCTTTCCAAACTTGCGACAGTTCTACTCTACCCACTCCCATTTTTTTTCCTATTGGCTCTGGTAGTCCTCCTAAAAACCAAGTCAGGCCACCGGAAGTTTCGACTCTTCCAAATTATTTTATTTTTATACTTAACATCCAATGTTTATGTTTCCAACTTCCTTCTCCAAACTTTGGAAAAAGACTACCCTCCCGTAAAAATTTCCGACCTTCCCAAATCGGACGTTGCAATCGTGTTAGGTGGAATGATCCAAACAATCTCAGCTCATCCTGGTAGACCAGAACTCACTGACTCAGCAGACAGACTAACAGATGCTGTGCGAATCTACAAAGCCGGGAAGGTAAAAAAGATTTTGTTTACCGGTGGATCTGGACTTCTTTTTGCCGATACCTATCGTGAAGCAGATCTTGCCAAAGAAATATTCATTGATTTAGGGGTTCCTGAAAAAGATTTAATTTGGGAAAACCAGTCTCGGAACACATACGAGAATGCTGTGGAAACAAAGAAGTTACTCCAGGAAAAAAAATTAGAAAAAACAATCCTCATCACCTCTGCCTTCCATATGAAACGTGCGGCAGGTTGTTTTGAAAAACAAAAGATTCCTTTTGTTCCCTATCCGACAGACTATCGTTCCACCAATCTAAATGCGGGTGCCTTTGAACTTTACGTTCCGTCGGCAAGTTTTTTAGACCAAACCTCTCTAGCGGTCAAGGAGTGGGTGGGATATTTCGTTTATCGCTACAAATCCTTTTTATAA
- a CDS encoding aminotransferase class I/II-fold pyridoxal phosphate-dependent enzyme, translating into MATHWEEVQKKLDSIHEKQLFRETKVYQGIDFCSNDYMGLATNPRMLEFFQTKKEVYPFGSTASRLVRGNRMSMDKFESEFAHFVEGEAALLVSTGFTANFGLIDSIAAPDCFVFSDRLNHASILDGIRISGAQKKYYNHLDLNHLRTLLEKANIDDPGYKKKRIVVTETLFSMDGDSPDLKTLLELKREFGFVLVLDEAHAFGIYGSSGKGLVFRDLTLSEIKSIDYRVYTLGKSLGLEGGIIVTKKIGRDHLVNVMRSFIFSTAPLPMISELASFALSFLGTMDKERADLLSLANGLKNSLKQNGFSITETTSHIVPLLLETEKEALFYANGLQEKGLDVRAIRPPTVPTPRLRISLNAKLKLNDIQTLVEELVRVREKWNSR; encoded by the coding sequence ATGGCCACTCACTGGGAAGAAGTCCAAAAAAAGCTAGATTCCATTCACGAAAAACAATTGTTTCGGGAAACCAAGGTTTACCAAGGAATTGATTTTTGTTCCAACGATTATATGGGGCTTGCAACTAATCCTCGTATGTTGGAGTTTTTCCAAACGAAGAAAGAGGTTTATCCATTTGGATCCACTGCCTCACGTTTGGTCCGAGGCAACAGAATGTCGATGGACAAGTTTGAATCGGAGTTTGCTCATTTTGTGGAAGGAGAGGCGGCTCTATTGGTATCCACGGGATTCACTGCGAATTTCGGACTCATTGATTCCATTGCTGCTCCCGACTGTTTTGTGTTTAGCGATAGACTCAACCACGCTTCAATTTTAGATGGAATCCGAATTTCTGGTGCCCAAAAAAAATACTACAATCATTTAGATTTAAACCACCTGCGCACTTTATTAGAAAAGGCAAACATCGATGATCCAGGGTATAAGAAAAAACGAATCGTTGTGACCGAAACTTTGTTTAGTATGGATGGTGATTCTCCCGATTTAAAAACCTTGCTTGAGTTAAAAAGAGAATTCGGATTTGTTTTGGTTTTAGATGAGGCCCATGCCTTTGGGATTTATGGTTCTAGTGGGAAAGGGCTTGTGTTCCGTGATTTAACTTTATCAGAAATTAAATCTATCGATTACAGGGTTTATACTTTGGGAAAATCTTTGGGGCTTGAAGGTGGGATCATTGTCACAAAAAAAATCGGCCGTGACCATTTGGTGAATGTAATGCGGTCTTTTATTTTTTCAACAGCACCCCTCCCAATGATTTCGGAACTTGCCTCGTTTGCTTTATCTTTTCTTGGTACTATGGACAAAGAAAGAGCCGATTTACTTTCATTAGCAAATGGTCTAAAAAATTCTCTTAAACAAAATGGATTTTCTATTACAGAGACTACTTCGCATATTGTCCCTCTTCTTCTCGAAACAGAGAAAGAGGCTTTGTTTTACGCAAACGGATTACAAGAAAAAGGTTTGGATGTTCGAGCCATACGTCCCCCAACAGTTCCGACACCACGGTTACGAATCAGTTTGAATGCCAAGTTAAAGTTAAATGATATCCAGACTTTGGTAGAGGAACTCGTCCGAGTTAGAGAGAAATGGAACTCTCGCTAA
- a CDS encoding cytochrome c-type biogenesis protein CcmH, whose protein sequence is MKFCTQRKNQLMNESALSHTNIWNQSINKFYILVVGLCLLVPNILLAQKTTTNLKDEAQIQTFLKVTEQIRCICLPSLPIQSCSFNMCAASSYLKTFIENRIKDGMKEKEIISKMENGFGNSVLKDPIVVMFQENGNQGMVDSIVYGFGPKILAQPDGTWINFTLFAIGILGLFSIYQYGTRKKKDPKEPNVRPTSGDLKTTTEQIKNKIRKFEDET, encoded by the coding sequence ATGAAGTTTTGCACTCAAAGAAAAAATCAATTGATGAATGAATCCGCTTTGTCTCACACAAATATTTGGAATCAATCCATAAACAAATTTTACATTCTGGTTGTTGGATTATGTTTATTAGTTCCTAACATACTGTTGGCACAAAAAACAACCACCAACCTCAAAGACGAGGCACAGATCCAAACTTTTTTAAAAGTTACGGAACAAATTCGTTGTATTTGTTTGCCAAGTCTTCCCATTCAATCTTGTTCGTTTAACATGTGTGCGGCGTCAAGTTATCTTAAAACATTTATTGAAAACCGAATCAAAGATGGGATGAAAGAAAAAGAAATCATTTCTAAAATGGAAAATGGATTTGGAAATTCTGTTTTAAAAGACCCGATTGTTGTGATGTTTCAAGAAAATGGAAACCAAGGGATGGTAGATTCCATCGTATATGGATTTGGACCAAAAATTTTAGCACAACCTGACGGAACCTGGATCAACTTTACTTTGTTTGCTATTGGAATTCTTGGACTTTTTAGTATCTATCAATATGGAACGAGAAAGAAAAAAGACCCAAAAGAACCAAACGTAAGACCAACATCAGGTGACTTAAAAACCACCACAGAACAAATCAAAAACAAAATTCGTAAATTCGAAGACGAAACCTAA
- a CDS encoding phosphopantothenoylcysteine decarboxylase encodes MNLKFKRVIVTSGPTREWIDPVRYISNASSGKMGFEIATSFLKYPVEVVYIHGNTLERYSHVTGAIRNIEVETTIQLRDAVLSEISNDSLLVMAAAPADFRPIMTAEHKIKKEKTSEGTKGLLLELEENPDVLQQVTEYVAEHKILNSLRVGFAAETRELERHAKDKLIRKGLTFIVGNYVGSGKGFGEVDSTIRIFGVSGLEKEIGPLPKEKIAEELVSFLVSV; translated from the coding sequence ATGAATCTAAAATTTAAACGAGTCATCGTTACCTCCGGACCTACTAGGGAATGGATTGATCCTGTGCGTTATATTTCCAATGCTTCTTCTGGAAAAATGGGTTTTGAAATAGCCACTTCATTTTTAAAATACCCTGTGGAAGTAGTTTATATTCATGGCAATACCTTGGAACGATATTCCCATGTTACGGGAGCCATTCGGAACATCGAAGTAGAAACAACAATCCAATTAAGAGATGCCGTTTTATCCGAAATTTCTAACGATAGTTTACTTGTGATGGCGGCTGCACCTGCAGATTTCCGCCCGATCATGACCGCAGAACATAAGATTAAAAAGGAAAAAACCTCGGAAGGTACTAAGGGGCTTCTTCTAGAGTTAGAAGAAAATCCTGATGTGTTACAACAAGTGACCGAGTATGTTGCGGAACATAAAATTTTAAATTCCCTTCGAGTCGGTTTTGCTGCTGAAACAAGAGAATTAGAGCGACATGCTAAAGACAAACTGATTCGAAAAGGCCTTACGTTTATTGTTGGAAACTATGTTGGCTCAGGAAAAGGTTTTGGTGAAGTGGATTCTACAATTCGTATATTTGGTGTTAGTGGTCTAGAAAAAGAAATTGGCCCGCTTCCCAAAGAGAAAATTGCAGAAGAGTTAGTTTCTTTTTTAGTGTCCGTTTGA
- a CDS encoding sodium:proton antiporter, producing the protein MLKKLLTMIVFLVCLSVTTAGLFAEDPTPVQAQTTTQEETGHSSHGESVHQELPYWSVLPFVAILLSIAILPVASHKTSHWWEDNNNKLILAVGLGAISFVVLLIYGYSHNIVHTVFFDYIPFIILLGSLFYISGGIVIKGDIHATPLNNTLYLLIGAGLASFIGTTGASMLLIRPLLKTNSERKHVVHTVVFFIFLVSNIGGSLTPLGDPPLFLGYLKGVPFTWTFKLLPEMLLAVGILLVVYFIWDTLAYKKETKKDLKKDDKLATPFSIGGQVNFIWLFGVILAVAFLNSNYIPEINNTPTLGFVREAVLLVLIGLSKFTSKEADRKFNNFTLHPIQEVAYLFIGIFITMIPALVLLEAHGKELGITENWQFFWATGAFSSVLDNAPTYLTFGSLASGLLTPAGAAAPLTLGQFIGNVQAEEILKAISVGAVFMGANTYIGNAPNFMVKSVAEENKVKMPSFGGYLAYSMGILVPVFILITFVFFV; encoded by the coding sequence ATGTTGAAGAAGCTTCTCACAATGATAGTATTCCTAGTTTGTTTGTCTGTGACAACAGCAGGTTTATTTGCTGAGGACCCAACTCCGGTTCAGGCGCAGACAACCACTCAGGAAGAAACAGGACATTCGTCACACGGCGAATCAGTGCATCAGGAACTACCGTATTGGTCGGTATTGCCTTTTGTTGCCATATTACTTTCCATTGCAATCTTACCGGTTGCCTCTCACAAAACTTCTCATTGGTGGGAAGACAATAATAACAAATTGATCCTTGCCGTCGGACTGGGAGCCATTTCTTTTGTGGTTCTTCTCATTTATGGTTACAGCCATAATATTGTGCACACGGTTTTCTTTGATTATATTCCTTTCATCATTTTACTAGGATCTTTGTTTTATATTTCCGGTGGAATTGTGATCAAGGGAGACATTCACGCTACACCACTAAACAACACATTGTATTTGTTAATTGGTGCTGGTCTTGCTTCCTTTATTGGAACTACTGGGGCATCTATGTTACTCATTCGTCCTTTGTTAAAAACAAATAGCGAAAGAAAACATGTGGTTCATACAGTTGTATTTTTTATCTTCCTGGTTTCCAACATTGGTGGATCTTTAACACCACTCGGTGATCCTCCACTATTTCTTGGTTATTTGAAAGGAGTTCCTTTCACTTGGACATTCAAACTTTTACCTGAAATGTTACTCGCAGTAGGTATCTTACTAGTTGTGTATTTTATTTGGGATACCCTTGCTTATAAAAAAGAAACCAAAAAAGATCTTAAAAAAGACGATAAACTCGCCACTCCATTTTCCATTGGCGGTCAAGTGAACTTCATTTGGTTGTTTGGTGTGATTTTGGCAGTTGCTTTTTTAAACAGTAACTACATCCCAGAAATCAACAACACGCCAACTTTAGGATTCGTCCGTGAAGCAGTATTACTTGTACTCATTGGACTTTCTAAGTTTACTTCTAAAGAAGCTGATCGTAAGTTTAACAACTTTACACTTCATCCAATCCAAGAAGTGGCATATCTTTTCATTGGTATTTTTATTACCATGATTCCTGCATTAGTACTTCTCGAAGCACATGGTAAGGAACTGGGAATTACAGAAAACTGGCAATTTTTCTGGGCAACAGGGGCTTTCTCTTCCGTATTAGACAATGCTCCAACTTACCTCACCTTTGGTTCGTTAGCTTCTGGTCTTCTCACTCCAGCAGGTGCTGCGGCTCCTCTCACACTCGGTCAGTTTATTGGAAATGTCCAAGCGGAAGAAATTCTAAAAGCCATTTCCGTGGGTGCTGTCTTTATGGGTGCCAATACCTATATCGGTAATGCTCCTAACTTTATGGTAAAATCTGTTGCAGAAGAAAACAAAGTGAAGATGCCATCTTTCGGTGGATACTTAGCATACTCTATGGGAATTTTAGTTCCTGTATTTATCCTAATTACCTTCGTATTCTTCGTCTAA
- a CDS encoding phosphopantothenoylcysteine decarboxylase, whose translation MKEIVIAVSGSIASYKACDLVRGLTKQGYPVRVIMTSNATKFVGKITFEALTGKPVRVDEFDTGMAHIEIKNIASVLAVVPASANIIGKMANGIADDLVTSTYLACTSPVLVAPSMNPGMYLHPAVQRNLKTLESDGVTIVSPDKGIVVCGDEGYGKLATVESIMEQIIKLHTTNS comes from the coding sequence ATGAAAGAAATTGTGATTGCTGTTTCTGGATCCATTGCTTCCTACAAAGCTTGTGATTTGGTAAGAGGACTTACCAAACAAGGATATCCAGTTCGTGTGATCATGACTTCTAATGCCACCAAATTTGTTGGAAAAATTACATTCGAAGCTCTAACGGGAAAACCGGTGAGAGTGGATGAGTTTGATACGGGAATGGCTCATATCGAAATCAAAAACATTGCTTCCGTATTGGCAGTGGTTCCAGCCTCGGCAAATATCATTGGAAAAATGGCCAACGGCATTGCGGACGATTTAGTAACCTCCACCTATCTTGCATGCACCTCTCCCGTGTTAGTGGCTCCTTCTATGAACCCAGGAATGTATTTACACCCGGCTGTACAAAGAAATTTAAAAACCCTAGAATCGGATGGAGTTACCATTGTTTCTCCCGATAAAGGGATTGTGGTTTGTGGGGATGAGGGATACGGTAAACTAGCTACGGTTGAATCCATCATGGAACAAATCATTAAACTCCATACAACCAATTCATGA